The following coding sequences lie in one Lolium perenne isolate Kyuss_39 chromosome 2, Kyuss_2.0, whole genome shotgun sequence genomic window:
- the LOC127332784 gene encoding protein FAR1-RELATED SEQUENCE 5 has translation MSPFFYSNLFHLVHNFQYLYCRSHSRIIPKIVTRVRRVMQPELNLPPPPSTGPDRPSHPPARPTEMFQMHVPVDHTATSLVLYRPPELVASSVAPFPNGDGICRSAAPMCDSSGSATNLVVAGPSLSIMEPLESIVPSLGSTTATALEDDANSFSTGAMLSRSYDGDSYSTPTRENTLPFCGTTYEPACNDELQPKVGMEFDSWENGESFYTRYAHEVGFSVRTGTQHLGKGGVALWKRFVCAKQGWRKTKELNNEAVKKRKRNVKISRCGCEAMIGLKRRNDGKYVVARLVLQHTHQLVSPNKRQFLRSNREVNSELRSKLFTCHKALLGTSATYRMLTVERGPGQIGCLKRDLQNYYRDFKEIIKDSDAQTIIGAMKSKQSINPSFFFDYKLDEENKLTHIFWADGTSRKNYALFGQVVSFDSTYRTNQYDMVFAPFTGVNHHDSSVTFGAAFLANETFESYEWLFSTFLAAMGGVAPKLIITDEDASMKEAVPAVFPSTRHRFCMWHILNKLPEKVGRVLMQDEDFLKRFGICVWASETPNEFEEKWNSIISDYGLGNNGWLASKFGIRQRWIPAYFRDVPLGGILRTTSRSESENAFFGHFLNRRLSLLEFWIRYETAMDEQRQKELENDNISLHTQPVLSTNWGMESHGRDVYTHSIFKLFQTEVLAARDKCDLQKMEQVGELKKTCLSGSGRPREVIYNTRTKIAQCSCKMFESVGIPCSHIIIVLKWEKCLEIPSHYVLDRWTKTATQKVVYDGNGNVLQGSCTSLPSSMKLLYSDTCSKFNMGMIAAKQCEEKMKYFKKAIFEVVDHVLNMGTTKEHNKVEEFESFVGSTFPTDISIHPPDIAHTKGNGHRFRKASEIAATGKNKKRAQSSKKDKQD, from the exons ATGAGTCCCTTCTTTTATTCGAATTTGTTCCACCTGGTCCATAATTTCCAATATCTGTACTGCCGCTCGCACAGTCGAATCATCCCCAAAATCGTGACTAGGGTTAGGAGAGTGATGCAGCCGGAGCTCAACCTTCCGCCACCACCGAGCACAGGGCCGGACCGCCCATCCCATCCTCCAGCGCGACCTACGGAGATGTTCCAGATGCATGTGCCCGTCGACCACACGGCCACATCTCTGGTTCTGTACCGCCCGCCGGAACTTGTCGCATCCTCGGTGGCTCCATTCCCGAATGGAGACGGAATATGCAGAAGCGCCGCTCCAATGTGCGATTCATCCGGGAGTGCCACAAATCTTGTTGTAGCTGGGCCTTCTTTG TCTATCATGGAGCCATTGGAATCCATTGTTCCGAGCTTAGGGTCAACAACGGCAACGGCGCTTGAAGACGACGCCAACAGTTTTTCCACG GGTGCAATGTTGTCCAGATCATATGACGGAGATAGCTACAGCACACCCACGAGAGAAAACACCCTCCCATTTTGT GGAACAACGTATGAGCCTGCATGCAATGATGAATTGCAGCCTAAAGTTGGCATGGAATTTGATAGCTGGGAAAACGGAGAGTCGTTCTACACACGGTATGCTCATGAGGTTGGTTTTTCAGTACGCACAGGGACACAACACTTAGGGAAGGGTGGTGTAGCGCTATGGAAGCGGTTTGTCTGTGCAAAGCAAGGATGGAGAAAAACAAAAGAGCTCAACAATGAGGCTGTGAAGAAACGGAAAAGAAATGTGAAGATAAGTAGGTGTGGTTGTGAGGCTATGATAGGTTTGAAGAGAAGAAATGACGGTAAGTATGTGGTCGCCCGTTTGGTCCTACAACACACACATCAGCTCGTGTCGCCAAATAAGCGTCAGTTCCTAAGATCAAATAGAGAAGTAAATAGCGAACTCAGGAGCAAATTATTCACATGCCATAAAGCATTGCTTGGCACTTCTGCAACATACCGGATGCTTACTGTAGAAAGAGGGCCTGGACAGATTGGCTGCTTGAAGCGTGATTTACAGAATTACTACCGTGATTTCAAGGAAATAATTAAAGATTCAGATGCACAAACTATTATTGGTGCTATGAAATCCAAGCAAAGTATCAATCCATCATTCTTCTTTGATTACAAACTGGATGAAGAGAACAAGCTAACACATATTTTCtgggctgatggtacctctcggAAGAATTATGCACTATTTGGGCAGGTTGTCTCCTTTGATTCCACATATCGGACCAACCAATATGACATGGTTTTTGCCCCGTTCACTGGAGTCAATCACCATGATTCTTCGGTTACTTTCGGTGCTGCATTCCTTGCAAATGAAACATTTGAGTCGTATgaatggttattctcaacttttcTAGCGGCCATGGGAGGAGTTGCGCCTAAACTAATCATAACAGATGAGGACGCCAGCATGAAAGAAGCGGTTCCAGCTGTATTTCCAAGCACTAGACACCGATTTTGTATGTGGCACATTCTTAACAAACTGCCCGAAAAAGTTGGGCGTGTTCTAATGCAGGATGAGGATTTTCTAAAGAGGTTTGGAATATGTGTATGGGCTTCGGAGACTCCAAACGAGTTCGAGGAAAAGTGGAATTCAATAATATCGGATTATGGACTTGGAAACAATGGATGGTTGGCTAGCAAGTTTGGCATTCGGCAACGATGGATACCTGCATACTTTCGTGACGTACCACTTGGTGGGATATTGAGGACTACATCGAGATCTGAGAGTGAGAACGCATTCTTTGGCCACTTCCTAAACCGGCGACTCTCTTTACTTGAGTTCTGGATAAGATATGAGACTGCTATGGATGAACAACGACAAAAAGAATTGGAGAATGACAATATCTCCCTTCATACACAACCAGTTTTAAGCACAAACTGGGGCATGGAGAGTCATGGTAGGGATGTTTACACCCATTCCATTTTTAAACTATTCCAAACAGAGGTGCTTGCTGCTAGGGACAAGTGTGATCTACAGAAAATGGAGCAAGTTGGCGAGCTTAAGAAAACATGTTTAAGTGGAAGCGGTAGGCCAAGAGAAGTGATTTACAACACCCGTACCAAGATTGCACAATGCTCTTGCAAGATGTTTGAATCAGTGGGTATTCCTTGTTCTCACATAATTATTGTTCTAAAGTGGGAGAAATGCCTAGAAATTCctagtcattatgttcttgatagatGGACAAAAACCGCTACACAGAAGGTAGTATATGATGGTAATGGCAATGTCTTACAAGGATCATGTACATCCCTTCCGTCATCCATGAAGTTGTTATATTCCGATACATGCTCTAAGTTCAACATGGGCATGATTGCTGCTAAACAATGTGAGGAGAAGATGAAGTATTTCAAGAAGGCTATTTTTGAGGTGGTTGACCACGTCCTAAATATGGGAACAACCAAAGAGCACAATAAAGTTGAAGAGTTCGAGTCATTTGTTGGATCGACATTCCCAACCGACATTAGTATTCATCCACCTGACATAGCACACACAAAAGGGAATGGTCACCGATTTAGGAAGGCTTCAGAGATAGCAGCCACTGGAAAAAATAAAAAGAG GGCGCAAAGCAGTAAGAAGGATAAACAGGATTAG